Part of the Sorghum bicolor cultivar BTx623 chromosome 1, Sorghum_bicolor_NCBIv3, whole genome shotgun sequence genome, TTTTGTGAGACAaaatttttaaatctaattaattcttaattaacttcGCGGAGCCTAAACCTTTATCTGTTACCACCTACGATTTTCCTTCAAAATTCCTTTGTTCTAAATGCCCCTTAACCTTTTGGTCTTGGTCTCCGGGAGGACAATGAAGAGTATCAAATTGATGGGACACATATAATTGGCTGGACCAAAATTTGGCGTTATCATTTTTCGACTTTTACTATTTTCCTTTTTCTGAATTTTTAGTCAACTTTCAATCTGACCAAAAAATACAATTGGAAGTAAAATAGCCTGTTATTAGCTACTAATTCCCCCAATCAAATCTCAAAATGATAAAGGCTACACGCATCATAAAAATCCTGACCAtccaaaacttttttttttgagaaacgtCCAAAACTTTGtgtgaaaacaaaataatcgTTCGACTGGTTAAGAAAAACATCCGGCTGATTAGGCCTAATAAACATCCGGCTGTTCACCTGCCCAATTTCGATCAGTACTAGTACCGACAAGGCAACATTGGCCCAATAAATTTTAGATGCTTCTTGCTGCTTATTAGGCCTGCTTGGTGCTCCGGCGCGGAAGAAGCTAGAGTCATTTTCACGAAGGAGAAGCTAGAGTTATTTTCATATACGGAAATGAAGTTGTGTTTGGTGTTCCTGCGCTCAAGCCGCCAGCTCTAATGGTGGCGGCGATCTAGTCGGAGCGGCTCTAAAGACTCTCGTCTAatcttttggccttgtttagatgcgaaaagattttagatttcgctactgtagcactttcgtttgtttgtgacaaatattatccaattataaactaactaggatcaaaagattcgcctcgcgatttacaggtaaactatgtaattagattttatttttgtctatatgtaatgcttcatgcatgtgccgaaagattcgatgtgatgaggaatcttgaaaactttttggttttcggagtgaactaaacaagacctctcTGTCCCACACAAAATATCATTCTTATTTTCGAGAACCAAATACATATAAAAATTATTGATATTTATGATACATtctctccattctaaattataagtcattctaaaaatcttgaaaagtcaaaacatctcaagtttgattaaatttatacgataggataataatatttatgacatcaactaagtatcattagattctttattaattatattttcatagtatatctatttgaatctttgtatttttttatattttttgtcaaacttgagatgctttgacttataatttgggatggagggagtaataagcaccattagattaattattaaatatattattataataattttatatgaaaaatataaatattgttgatgtttttttattttacaaatctAGCTAAGTTTAAGAGTTTGATCTACCTAAATCTGTTTTTTTTAAGATGGAGAAAGTACTTTAAAAAACAAGAATAAAGGGCATCTCCCTGGTTCCTTGGATACCCAGATTAGCAATTTAACGTGTACCTCCAACGATCAAGTTGACATTTTGGCTTCTCTGGGACTTGAGATTGACATGAGTCTCAAACTATAAATAAAAAGGACACAGAGACCTGAGGCATCCATGTGATCATGTTATGATGTTAACGTGTCGCTCTGCATGCCTGCATCTATCAGTGTACTCTACTCCGATGAAATATTTTTTTCCAGAACGAGGACATGTGGGCTAGCATCAATGTGCCTAGGTGAGGCAGCGATGTCTGCACCATCTGCGCCGACCGCCGATATTCTAAGCCATTCCTTATTCCTCCGTAAGCATAAGCACAATATTGTGCAAACACCGGTGCTGATTGCTGAAGACGCCACTTGGAGTGCTGTTGAATATAGGAGGGAGCAAACGCCAAATCTTGACAGCGCATAGTCATAGCCACTGACACAGACTGTTAAAAGGAATATTTCACCGGCCAGGAGTAGCCAGGCCAGGCCGCCAGGGCTATAGGAATCGGACGACGGCGCTGGCGTTCCGCGCTCCCCCCCCCTGAGCCCTGACGCCAGATCTCACGCGTCTGGTCTAGTCTAGACCCAGAAAACGCTCCATGCCGCCAGCCACCACACTCCAAACTCCCGGCTCGCTCGCTGCAGGCCGCAACAAAAACGCCAACTCGCGCACAGCCGAGCCGTAACCGCGCACGCACCTCAATGCCAGCGCCGGAAACTGCAAAACACGGCCAAACCCACGCCAGAGCCAGACGGCACCGTGCCGCCCGCGGCGCGCGCGATTCCCGTCCGTTAAGCCCCAACAAACCAAGTCTTTGGAGAATGTTAACCGCGACTCGCAAACCGCGGTTGCTTCGCACATCTGCGTCGCGTCGCCTTCCGTTCCCTCTCCAACATCACACCACAGCTAGCCCGCGTGTCCCCCAATCATACGTACCACCGCGACGGTGTCCGCTTgcatcctccctccctccctcgccTCCACCCTCCacctcctccctctccctctccccctcccgcGCCCGCCCCGCCGCTCGCGGATGCGCCGGCGCGCTCCCGCCCCCAAACCCTAGCCCCGATCCCGATGGGCACTCCCCGCTCGGGGTCGCCGGCGTCCCCGGTCACCGGCGACCGCTACCTCGACCTGCTCGTCCGCTTCGTGGAGCGCAACGCGGGCGCGATGCTCGACGGCACCGTCACCCTCCGCCTCCACCCCGTCGGCCTGCACTACGTCGCCTCCCGCCTCGAGGCGCTTcgggagctcgaggccgtgggcgCCGGCGCGCCAGTCGACTACCTCCGCGCCTACGTCGCGGACCTCGGCGACCACCGCGCGCTCGAGCAGCTCCGGCGGATCCTGCGCCTCCTCACCTCGCTCAAGGTCGTCGCCCCGGGGCCCGGGCGCGACCCCGCGCCGCTCTCACTCCTGCCCTTCGCGCGCCTGCGCGTGCTCGAGCTGCGGGGCTGCGACCTCTCCACCTCGGCCGCCAGGGGCCTTCTCGAGCTCCGACACACCCTCGAGAAGCTCGTCTGTTTCAATTCTACGGTGCGTTTCCGCCATCCGCCGTGCAATTTCGTTTGGAATTCGGTTTTTGCGACAATTCGCGCGGTGGTGACCACAGTCTCTACTTATGATCCTCAACTGCCGTGGGCTATTCTGAACTATCAAATTGTACCTACAGTTTGCTCTTCTGGTTCATCTACATCTACAGTTAGTAAAGTGCCATGGCTTTTAGTATGTTTTTTTCAACACTATGGTTTTAGCCTGTTTGCTGCAATACTATGGTCACACACTTGATTTATTCCTAGGATCTGATCGAATCCTGTTTAGTATTTACTCAGCATGTTTCTGCCATTTCGTCAATCAATTTGATATTCGTGTTAAGATACCTTCTAGTACTTATGTTTATTGTAGTTTCAGGTCATGCTAATGGGATTTAATGTAATGCTATTTTAAGTCATAATCAAGCACTCTTTACTAAATTCGAAATGAACGTATTTGCTCAGCAGTTTCTCAGAGTTAAATAGATTTTGGCGTCTTACAGAGCTTCTCAAATCTCAAGTTCTTAGCACCTGCAGTGCAGGGCTTTATTTGTATCAATGCTTGTGCTGCAGATACCATATATGTAACTGTAGCAACCATCCCTGCTGCGCTTGATATATTTATTCCATGGCCTAATTAATAAGCTTTGGCATTAAAAAAGTGTTCATCCACGTGGCCTCTTGATggatgcacacaacacatgcatAGTTGCATGTATCTTCTTCTACATTCTTTTGCAAGTTATGAAGGAAATTTTGGCTGGCATTTACTATCTGAGAGTTTGAGATTTACAGTCCCCTTAAAAACTATCAAGCATCTATTCCTCTAgcttttctgttttcccctgttcCATGTGGCTTGGGCAGGTATCAGATATCAGCCATTGTACATGGCGTTCTAATGTTCTTTATTGGCTGACGGAAATATGGAATGAAATTGAACATGCATGTGGAGAACTCTTCTAGTATTTAGTTGCAGCTTTGGTGGCTGTAACTTGATTGGGTTTTGTGATACTTATAGTCTTTATAATGGATACAGTCAAATGTTCAGCAAGCACCAAATAATCCATCTAGAAAGAGTAGTAGCATTAATCATCTCTTCATCAAGTAGTTATTTGGATCCAGCCTTCATTTCTAAGCACTTCCATGTTATGTGAATATATTTTGGCCAAACTCACATTAGTTGACTTTCATGCTACCGCAGGATGCTCTTAGGCATGTCTTCGCGAGTAGAATCATGGATATCAAGGACTCTCCTGTATGGAGCAAACTTTCATATGTCTCATGTGCATCTAATGGTGTAGTACTCATGGATGAGTCATTGCAATTGTTACCTGCAATTGAAACCTTGGATCTTAGTCGCAACAAGTTTGCAAAGGTGGACAATCTGCAGAAATGTACAAAGTTGCGAAATCTGGATCTTGGATTTAATCATTTGCGTTCGATTTCATCCTTGAGTGAGGTGAGCATTTCCTTTATAATCCTGAACTTGCGCTGCAGATTAGCTTATTGCGTTTACACTCATTTAGTGGTATCTACAGTTACATGTGCTTTCTTGCAGGTTTCCAGTCGAATCGTAAAACTTGTTGTGAGAAATAACGCTTTAACTACAGTAAATGGGATTGAAAATCTCAAGTCACTTATGGGGCTTGATCTCTCCTACAATATCATCTCAAATTTCTCAGAATTGGAAATGCTTGGTACTCTATCTCTGTTGCAAAACCTCTGGTTGGAAGGCAACCCAATCTGCTGTGCCCGGTGGTATCGAGCACATGTCTTCAGTTTTTTTCGTAATCCAGAGAATGTAAGTATTTGACTTCAAAGtattaaatatttttgtttcttAAATTTCCCCCATCATAATAGTTTGTTCCGCAGTACTGGAGTAAAGTGACAGCTCTGTTCCCTGGCTTTTTCTGGTTCAGTTGAAGCTAGATGATAAAGGTATGAACACACAAGAATACTGGGAAAAGCAAGTGCTGTTTGCATGTAGACAAGATCAACCTGCTGGTTATGGATTTTATTTTCCTGCAATTGATGATCATGAAAATGAAGATGAAGACATGTTAAATTTGAAGATGGTATGTATCTGTTGTTCCATTATACCAGCTGCACTAAATTGATACATTGCATGTACCACCATATATCAAGATTCCTTACTATTCTTCTTTAGTATAGGTGATTTGGCACATATATTATGGTGAATAGCAATTATGCATGTGTTTGGTTCCATTTGCACACTCTTTTTTAGTTTTCACATGCAACGCAGAAGGTCCTTTTCTTACTTTCATGAATTTGGTCTCTAGTTGGTTCATCCCAGATGTTGGTGGATGTGATCCTCATTTTTAAAAGTGCAAGATCTGCCTTACATCCTTCTTTGCAAAAATGATACAGTGAACTAGCCTTGGACCTTGCATACACAGTCTGAGCATGCACGACTACTTTCGCGATTAAATTATATTGGTTCTCTTTTATTTACTGTAGAGAAGAATTTCCCGGCTTGTGAGCATAGTGGAGGAAGAGAAAAATCTCTGTGATGAAGGTGTAGAGCAGCAGTCAACCCACTGTGATAGTGACAGTTCTAAGAAGGATGAAACTGCAGCTGTTGATCATGACATAAGAATTGCTTCTTTGATAAACACCGCTGAATTGCTGAAGAAAGAAAAGTCAAGTAATTGGCTTCGTGAATTTAAGGAGTGGATGGATGACAATGCAGAGAAAACAGAAGATGACAACCTATCTGTTGACTTAACTAATGGCAATGGGAAGTATGTCAGACAAAAGAAAAAGCAGAAAGCACACAAGGAGACTTCAAATAACATGTCGGATTTGGTACAAGTATCAGAAGGTGGCAGTAGCTCAAACCTTTTGGAATCAGATTCATCTTTCACGGATAATGCATTTTCTGGTTCGAATGGAGTCATCAAACAATCCTCAAATGAACTTAATTTTGACCAAGATCATCTAGGGATGCACTTGAATTCTTTTCAACGACCTCCTCCCCTAGAGTTAGTAGCCACTTCACAAACTGACCCCTTTTCTGAGTTGGAAAATGGCTCTAGGAATATGCTGGCAAATGGGACACCATCCAATACAATGAGCAAGTTAATAGAATCAAGTCCACCCCATACATATCCAAGTCCACAGTCACCTCCACAATACAAGGAGGACATTCTACATCGCAGACTTTTTCTGGAGGAAGAATTTTTGCAGATTTCAGGACATCTTCATTCTGTTGGTTCACTTGGTAGTGGTAGCAGCTGCAGTGATGGTTCTTCGAGTGATTTTGGTTCATGCAATTCTGAAGATGATTGTGAAGAAATTCAGACAAAGATGGAGTTGTCTTGTAATGGCCAGATGGTTTTATTTCCTTTTGTAAATGGTGATGATCATGAGGCAAAGAATAACTTAGAGCATTTTTCAGGGGAGAATACTTTGTTTGACCACTCAGAAGAAGGTGCGAGTTGTTCAGATCACAGAGAGTTTGATATTGAGGAGTTCCATGACAGTAACCAGAGAAATGGACATCTAGGGCATTATTTAGGTCATTTAATTGGGCAAAAAGGCAAGGAGAAGTTTAAGTGGAGGGTATTTCCTTTCAAGAATCATAATGGTACCAAAAAAGAAATTCCAAAAATGAATGGTGATCTGGTGGCTGAGCATATTTTAGTTGAAGGAAATGGCCAGTTGACATGCAACCCAAGCAAAAGTACTCACAAGGAAGACTCTAAAAGTTCTAATATCCTGCATAAGAACAATTCATCTGTTGGCACAAATATAATTTCTCATGACACTGGCGAACACAAGACTCTTGAGGATTTCTTCAACTTGGAAATAGCAAACAAGGATGGGTCTGAAACATGTGAACAAATagcttgttgtgcatacatgtttCAGGATTCTAGTGGTTTAGTTCAAAGGTGAGTTCTTTTCTCTGTGTTCTCCATTCCTGAGAATGTTATAAGAGAGTGCACCATATGAATTGGAATGCGCCATATTGATGAACTGATTTTGCATTGGCTAATAAATTAGAATGCACCATATGAATGAgctaaatgaaaaaaaatattttgttgGGCTACAAGATTTGAGAATAATGTTTTGTAGAACTTCTGTGAATACTATGAGTACTATGTAGAGTAGTATCTTTCTGTAAGTTTAAAGGTTAAGGACTTAGTACTCGGAAGGAAAAAAATGAAGAGAAAAAGAAGGTTTAGGGCTTGAGTACAATATGTCGGATGAATGTAATCATGTCTTTTTCTGCCAGAGTTAGTTTTAACCCAAAGGAATACACCTCTGCAGCACTTTGTGAATTGCATTTCTTTATCTTCAAATTTGCAGATTAGTTAAAGAAGAAATGTGCTTGTTGTGGACTTGTTGTATATAGGGTAGTTGATGCTACCCTTTATATATGCACCATTTACATATATGCTTTATCAATTCTATTGCATGGTAACAGGCATGCAGCCATTTCCATCCGTTAATGCATGAAGCAGTTACCAATAGCCTCTCGATTGAAACCAAAATAGCCACCTTCATTTAACTAACCAGATGCTTGCTGTATTTTATTGTAAGCCACATTGCTTAAATGACACTTCAAGTCTGAAGAAACTGAAATTTCCTGGACATGCAGTTAGTATGTATTCACATTATGGTTTATACCGTCTATCTATACTTGAtagtttttcttttcccttCTGTAGAGAGGTAGCCTTGCTGCGAAGTTCTCAAAACAAATTGTATGTTCTACTACTTGATATGGTTTTTGATGGACAAGGTATAGCTACTTAATTTCCTACATGTTGTTTATTTTCACCATCTGAATCATGCTTCTAGTTTCCTTGCGTTTATTTGATAACTGTGACAGGTCATTTACACAATCATTTGCTTGATAGAAGCTTTTATTACCCATATCTCTATTTGGACCTTTGTTATTGCCGTAATTTCTAATGTATTGATTAATTTACAGAAACCATGCCAAGAATTTTGGGCAGCTATAGTCTGGAAAGTCTAGAAAAAGTTTCGATTGGGCTGGGACTACAGGCACTGAGGTGTGTTAGCATATCAATCGTTATTCATTAACAGTGGTGGCTTATTTTACCTGGGGCTTACTTTTATTTTTCAATGTGACAGAGTACACATGTCAGATGATACAACTCATCTATTCTTCACAAGGACTTCCAAGGAAGCACAAGATGTACTTTGGCTCTTGAGTGTAACCAACTTCCCCAAATTAAACCACAAGATACAATTTCAAAGGTATAGTCTTGGTAGTTTCTACAATCACCACAAACTAATAATCTTCTTTTTGAGCCAAATGAAGAATTCTTATCCTGTTTTTTAAAAGCTTACATTTCCATGTCTCTTATTATGTTTATTGTGCAATTTAAATGGCAGTTGGGAGAACATCCAAGTTAAATTGTTCGAGAAATGTATTATACGCAGAACTGCAAATATGGGATTTTTTCTCTACTCTATGTTGATGTTCTGGAGGAATGACGCTGAAGGTACCATTGTCTGGCAATCTGGGTGATGAACGTCCCTATATTTTATTCATGGAACACATCAGAATCACCTTTCCATTCTTTGAAGTCTTCATTGTAACTAAATTGGAATTAGGTGTTTGCTGCAAACATTGGTCAGGGTTTTCAGTTTATTTCTTTAGCCTTATATTAACTTTGGGCCCAATGTTAAGTCATCTCAAATAAGTCATTATTCTTTACAGCAACAACAATGTATCCTTTTAGTCCCAAGAAAGTTGGGGTATGCTAGAGTTGAAACCCAATATGATCCACCAgcaaaaagggaaaagaaagagACATATATACAAGGCATCAATAACAATATTATTGGGGGATCTAAAGCTTGTCCATAGTTTGGGCACGTGAATAGCTGCTTTCCTTGTACTCCTATCCAAGGGCAATTATTTGTGTATATAATTGTTCGTTAAATGATAGATTTAGTCAATCAAGTAGATTTTTCTACCGTATACTTGTATATGGGTGCAATCATGTGAACTTTCAGTGCAAACTCCTGGCTGTCGCATGTCCCAAATATTCACTCTTAACTCCAATTGATCATTTCCTACTTTATATTATTGATTACTCTTACAAGTTGCTGAAACATTTATTGGTCATTTTTCTTCTGCAGAAGACTCCCTTTGTATTAGATCCATCTTTGTCATTGAAGGCTCCATATTGGTGTGCATTGAGGACCTAGATCAGTTTGGTGGTATCCCTTATGATTCAAGTCCCCCATACTTTTCTCTTGATGCATCTTGTTCTATTAGCAATATCCGAGAAGTGGTAAGTAGCAATTTGTTTTTTTGCAATTCCAAATTCTCTGGTTCACTACATGATAATTTGCAACATTGTTATTTTCATATACCCTTTCTTAACTCCGTCAATTAAAATCATAT contains:
- the LOC8056872 gene encoding uncharacterized protein LOC8056872 — encoded protein: MGTPRSGSPASPVTGDRYLDLLVRFVERNAGAMLDGTVTLRLHPVGLHYVASRLEALRELEAVGAGAPVDYLRAYVADLGDHRALEQLRRILRLLTSLKVVAPGPGRDPAPLSLLPFARLRVLELRGCDLSTSAARGLLELRHTLEKLVCFNSTDALRHVFASRIMDIKDSPVWSKLSYVSCASNGVVLMDESLQLLPAIETLDLSRNKFAKVDNLQKCTKLRNLDLGFNHLRSISSLSEVSSRIVKLVVRNNALTTVNGIENLKSLMGLDLSYNIISNFSELEMLGTLSLLQNLWLEGNPICCARWYRAHVFSFFRNPENLKLDDKGMNTQEYWEKQVLFACRQDQPAGYGFYFPAIDDHENEDEDMLNLKMRRISRLVSIVEEEKNLCDEGVEQQSTHCDSDSSKKDETAAVDHDIRIASLINTAELLKKEKSSNWLREFKEWMDDNAEKTEDDNLSVDLTNGNGKYVRQKKKQKAHKETSNNMSDLVQVSEGGSSSNLLESDSSFTDNAFSGSNGVIKQSSNELNFDQDHLGMHLNSFQRPPPLELVATSQTDPFSELENGSRNMLANGTPSNTMSKLIESSPPHTYPSPQSPPQYKEDILHRRLFLEEEFLQISGHLHSVGSLGSGSSCSDGSSSDFGSCNSEDDCEEIQTKMELSCNGQMVLFPFVNGDDHEAKNNLEHFSGENTLFDHSEEGASCSDHREFDIEEFHDSNQRNGHLGHYLGHLIGQKGKEKFKWRVFPFKNHNGTKKEIPKMNGDLVAEHILVEGNGQLTCNPSKSTHKEDSKSSNILHKNNSSVGTNIISHDTGEHKTLEDFFNLEIANKDGSETCEQIACCAYMFQDSSGLVQREVALLRSSQNKLYVLLLDMVFDGQETMPRILGSYSLESLEKVSIGLGLQALRVHMSDDTTHLFFTRTSKEAQDVLWLLSVTNFPKLNHKIQFQSWENIQVKLFEKCIIRRTANMGFFLYSMLMFWRNDAEEDSLCIRSIFVIEGSILVCIEDLDQFGGIPYDSSPPYFSLDASCSISNIREVVMDQGNDKCLTLILDSRRQGEFQDSIQNPQNKQSDEIGTVHTWKLKWFSEEASLKFISVLKALYSTAAASSLPVKCIS